From a single Aquarana catesbeiana isolate 2022-GZ linkage group LG09, ASM4218655v1, whole genome shotgun sequence genomic region:
- the LOC141108987 gene encoding integrase/recombinase xerD homolog, producing the protein MEEGVSASVVNKNVTGLAFLFKLQGQRDFTKDFWVRQAMKGYRKAWVRKDARRPVTFEILQGVIAQLEWVCSSGYEVLLFKVAFLLAFFGAFRIGELVSPSKRVQGGLGYQDVKCEEEVLQLYLRKSKTDQLGRGRIVRVYPVMGSLLCPVGAVREFLGFRPVGTGPFLVHSGGEFLSRFKFGAIFAKCIRRLGLTEKDFSSHSFRMGAATEAARNGLGEETVKRIGRWESKRFQSYVRPNLVISLFAAGDGLDHGSFLCGMGGSERGRLP; encoded by the exons ATGGAGGAGGGTGTGTCTGCATCAGTAGTGAATAAGAATGTAACTGGGTTGGCCTTTCTGTTTAAATTGCAAGGTCAGAGAGATTTTACAAAAGACTTCTGGGTACGGCAGGCAATGAAGGGTTACAGAAAGGCTTGGGTTAGGAAGGATGCAAGAAGGCCGGTGACATTTGAGATTTTGCAAGGTGTTATAGCGCAACTGGAGTGGGTGTGTTCCTCAGGTTACGAAGTGCTGTTGTTTAAAGTAGCCTTCTTAttagcgttttttggggcttttagaATAGGTGAGTTGGTTAGCCCTTCTAAGAGGGTACAAGGTGGGCTGGGTTATCAGGATGTGAAGTGTGAGGAGGAAGTTTTGCAGTTGTATTTGAGAAAATCAAAGACTGATCAACTGGGAAGGGGCAGAATCGTGAGGGTGTATCCAGTTATGGGTTCTTTGTTGTGCCCAGTTGGGGCAGTTCGGGAGTTTTTGGGTTTTCGCCCGGTGGGGACGGGCCCCTTTTTGGTACATTCAGGTGGTGAATTTTTATCCAGATTCAAATTTGGGGCAATTTTTGCAAAATGTATACGGAGATTGGGGCTGACTGAGAAGGATTTCTCGTCACATTCCTTCAGGATGGGAGCAGCCACGGAAGCAGCCAGGAATGGATTGGGGGAGGAGACTGTGAAGAGGATTGGTAGATGGGAATCCAAGAGGTTTCAATCTTATGTGCGGCCCAATCTGGTTATTAGCTT ATTCGCTGCcggggatggtctggatcatgggtcATTCCTATGTGGCATGGGGGGCTCGGAGAGGGGACGCCTGCcatga